The Bacteroidota bacterium region CTAATTAATATACGCTCTCGGAAAGACGCAAAGAGTAGTTGTTAATTACCAATTAGCAGCATGAATCAGCCTGTTTTCACCACAGTCATTGATTTTATTGACCTGCCGGAGATAAACTCCAGCGTATAGGTTCCCGGTTTCAGACTGAAGATATTCAGTACAGTGCCACCGCGCTGCACATCTTCTTCTGAAACAGCTTTTACGAGTACCATTTTATTATTTCGGTCAAACATATGAATGGTGGCAGTTTTGGCAATTGCATTTTTAATGGATACCAATAAATTGTCGCGGCAGGGATTCGGGAAATAGCCGACATCCAGTTTCATGCTTTCCTGACAGCTTGCTTCAACACAGGGTAAAACAGTGATATTTCCGTTTTTATCCGATTGCTTGAGGCGGTAATAAACCCTTGATTCCGAATAGTACTCATCTGTAACGGCGAATTTCGTAAGGCGGTTTCCGCTGCATTGCCCGTCGAGGGTGGCGGCAGTAGCCCAGTTTTTCAAATCTGTGCTGCGCTCAACCGTATATGATTTAATCATCATTCCGGGTGTGGCCGACCAGCTCAACAAGGGGTATCCGTTTTCGCAACCGGCTTCAAATGAAACAACTTTACCGGCTTCAGCCCTAAGGAAGGTATCGGCAACAATTGTCTTCTTCATTACCTTAACGGCCATGCTGTCTGTTTGTTTAACCGCTTTGTGCGCAGCGCTTTTGTCTATCAGCGCTTCCAGCATCTTTGTAATGGAATCAAGGTCAGAGCGAAGCGCCGACTTTTTATGAGCTTTGTATGGCTTTGCAGAAGCTGTAATCACCGTATCTTCAACTGTTGCCTGCCGGGTCTCTACAAATGCGGTATTGCCCGATGTGCCTTCGGCCTGGGTGATACTGATCGGGCAGACCGCTTCCCGGGCTTTTAAAATGTTGTCAATGGCATATTGATTATTACGAACCTCAACAGTGGAAGTCTCGGCACATCCTGCGAATACAAACAGACCGGTGACCATGAACTTAAACTGTGACCGCGTTTTCATGTATGTCCTGTTCATTTGTTAAGATTTAGTTAGTTAACTAAAGATTGTAAATAACGGGGCATGCGTGCCGATTAAATTTATTTCTTCAATTAATAACGCCATTCAAAAATCTCTAATCTTTAAAGTTACTGCTGCGGCAAAACGGTATCAACCGTCAATTATCCTGAATTAAACAGGTTGATTGTCGTATGAGAAATGATGAGGGTAACTATGAAAGATAAATTAATTCACAGCAGATGAGTATAATAAAATGCTTACAGACTTTTTAAGACATTTGAGCGGAGGTTGACCAGAAACAGGTGTGAACCGTCGGGCAGCAGATTGTCCTGTATCTTAAACCGGCTCAGGTATGTTCCTGTTTCACTAACCGGAAGTTGGTAACCGACATAGGCAAGTGTGCTGCAGCCTTCTTTCATAAGATTATAAATAATTGCAGGGGTCAGGACTGCTTCCGGTACTGACCATCCGTTCCGGTCAGCCCGGTAAAGAATCAGGGGGCAGTGAACCGAAAGCCCGCCGTAAGTGACTATAATTAAATCATTTTGCCGGGTATTGTCTTCAATGTTCTTGGCGATGATTTGATGTTGTTTTTCTATCGTAAAAAAATGCTTTTCGGAAAAGCGAATACAGCTGTATATAAGTACGACCGATAATAAGGTGACTAAAACCGGTTTGACCTTTTTCGGAGGAATGAGTCCGGAGATAAAGCTAATTCCAATTGCCATGAAAATAGCAAACACCGGAACAAATGGAATTTGATAGTAGTTATGAAGTACGTTCAGGTTGAAAAATATCAGCATATAAATAACTACACCCAGAAACCATAGCCAAAGCAGGGTAAGTTTTTTTCTAAAAACGGAAGCAAGGATGCCCGCAACAAGCAGTATGGTGCCGACCATGCCTGAGGTAAGGTCGTGCAAGAGCCTTTCGCGCAGTGCAATCCAACTTCTTACTATAAAACGGTGTTCGAAGGCACCAAAATACCACCGGGTATTATCATCAAACTTACGGTAACCCGGAATAAAGTACCAGTCGGGAGCCTGTGCATTAATAATTGCCGACTGCCTGATCCACAACACGAATAATACCATAGGAACTAAAAAGAGCACTGCCCGTTTCAAACAGAAGCGTCCTTGTTTCCCTTGAATAATAATATACAGAAGCGGCAATGCAAAACAGACTGCATACGGAGCTTTAACGAGGAAGGCAATAGTTGCAAAAACACTTCCGAAAATAATTTTACGCAGCTGTTGTTCTTTTATTCCAACAGCATAATAATAGAACATCGCGAAAGCAAATGACAGTGCAAAATAATCAATGTGCAATGCTCTTGAATAGTAATAGGACAGTGGTAAGAATGTGTAAATGATAGTTGCGAGGCGTGACGTTTGCTTTTCTAGAAAGAGTTTGCAGATTTTATAGAAGTAATAGACTCCACCACAGAAGAAGAACAGAAACACACATCTGGCAAGTGCATGACTGGGGCCGAAAATATGTGATAGCCAAGCAACAAGGGCTTCGGGTAGCGGAAACTCAAGAATAAGTGTTTTGTATCCACCCATCCAACATACCGCGGGATGAAAGAAATCCACGCCGTTTCGGTAAAAATCTCTGATATAATTGGCTGTGTCGCATTGCCGCCAGCCGTGAGGGTCGTCAATGGCTTCTCCGAAATGAAAAAAGCGCAGTGCAATGGACGCAATGATTATAAGGAAAAAAATGAGTGTGTTAAAGGTGTCGTTCTCATGATTCTCACCGTTCAGGGCATGATTATAAGGATGCGTTGCCAGTTTCAGAAAATGCTTGTCGGAACGTCCATTGCCATAAGCGTATGTTATGTCACAATTATCAATGATTTCCGATATCCGTTCAGCCTTTACTTTTCCGAAGCAGTTCTTGCCCGATATTTTGCCGGTGTATTTATTGTTTTCTATCTCAAATTCTGTAGAAATAAGTTTTAGTCCATGCTCTTCACACCAGGCATT contains the following coding sequences:
- a CDS encoding HAD-IB family hydrolase; translated protein: MKQKDAAFFDFDGTITSKDSFIEFIRFTHGSAGLALCVLLNLPYILLFLLRCYPGHRLKERFFAFFFKNDSEKELLELGKTFSKEYLPKLVFPEAMKKISWHKEQGHDIYIVTASSSIWLNAWCEEHGLKLISTEFEIENNKYTGKISGKNCFGKVKAERISEIIDNCDITYAYGNGRSDKHFLKLATHPYNHALNGENHENDTFNTLIFFLIIIASIALRFFHFGEAIDDPHGWRQCDTANYIRDFYRNGVDFFHPAVCWMGGYKTLILEFPLPEALVAWLSHIFGPSHALARCVFLFFFCGGVYYFYKICKLFLEKQTSRLATIIYTFLPLSYYYSRALHIDYFALSFAFAMFYYYAVGIKEQQLRKIIFGSVFATIAFLVKAPYAVCFALPLLYIIIQGKQGRFCLKRAVLFLVPMVLFVLWIRQSAIINAQAPDWYFIPGYRKFDDNTRWYFGAFEHRFIVRSWIALRERLLHDLTSGMVGTILLVAGILASVFRKKLTLLWLWFLGVVIYMLIFFNLNVLHNYYQIPFVPVFAIFMAIGISFISGLIPPKKVKPVLVTLLSVVLIYSCIRFSEKHFFTIEKQHQIIAKNIEDNTRQNDLIIVTYGGLSVHCPLILYRADRNGWSVPEAVLTPAIIYNLMKEGCSTLAYVGYQLPVSETGTYLSRFKIQDNLLPDGSHLFLVNLRSNVLKSL
- a CDS encoding T9SS type A sorting domain-containing protein → MNRTYMKTRSQFKFMVTGLFVFAGCAETSTVEVRNNQYAIDNILKAREAVCPISITQAEGTSGNTAFVETRQATVEDTVITASAKPYKAHKKSALRSDLDSITKMLEALIDKSAAHKAVKQTDSMAVKVMKKTIVADTFLRAEAGKVVSFEAGCENGYPLLSWSATPGMMIKSYTVERSTDLKNWATAATLDGQCSGNRLTKFAVTDEYYSESRVYYRLKQSDKNGNITVLPCVEASCQESMKLDVGYFPNPCRDNLLVSIKNAIAKTATIHMFDRNNKMVLVKAVSEEDVQRGGTVLNIFSLKPGTYTLEFISGRSIKSMTVVKTG